A region of Sphingobium baderi DNA encodes the following proteins:
- a CDS encoding IclR family transcriptional regulator domain-containing protein — translation MDGRNELERPGDPEFMSSLARGLAVMRCVAESSRPVTIADVSRRIGLSRAAVRRCLHTLNLLGYVGQDARGYVVRRQALALGHPYLSLNALAARAQPLLNQLRDAISESCSLGVMEEDQLLYVARSEASRIMSIGLRVGSRLPLYPTSMGRVLLAACDREVQEAYLDRVDLKALTDKTVTGRGQLMQIFQRVATEGYAILDEELEIGVRSVAVPVKGKAGVVAALNVGMSTARVSLEDLRKRILPALRETAADLSL, via the coding sequence ATGGATGGTCGGAACGAACTGGAACGACCGGGCGACCCGGAATTCATGAGTTCGCTCGCGCGGGGGCTGGCGGTGATGCGGTGTGTCGCCGAGTCGTCCCGGCCGGTGACGATTGCCGACGTCAGCCGTCGCATCGGCCTCAGCCGCGCGGCGGTGCGGCGTTGCCTGCATACGCTCAATCTGCTGGGTTATGTCGGGCAGGATGCGCGCGGTTATGTCGTGCGGCGGCAGGCCCTGGCGCTGGGCCACCCCTATCTATCGCTCAATGCGCTGGCAGCACGCGCCCAGCCGCTCCTGAACCAGCTGCGCGACGCCATTTCGGAATCCTGTTCGCTCGGGGTTATGGAGGAAGACCAGCTACTATATGTCGCCCGATCGGAAGCATCGCGTATCATGTCGATCGGGCTGCGCGTGGGGAGCAGGTTGCCGCTTTATCCTACCTCGATGGGACGCGTGCTGCTTGCTGCCTGCGATCGCGAAGTGCAGGAGGCTTATCTCGATCGCGTCGACCTCAAAGCGCTCACGGACAAAACGGTGACCGGTCGCGGACAGCTGATGCAGATATTCCAGCGCGTTGCTACCGAGGGCTACGCTATCCTCGATGAGGAACTGGAGATAGGCGTGCGTTCAGTGGCCGTTCCGGTTAAAGGAAAGGCCGGGGTCGTCGCGGCGCTCAATGTCGGCATGTCCACCGCCCGCGTTTCTCTTGAGGACCTGCGTAAACGCATCCTGCCGGCTTTGCGCGAGACGGCAGCGGACCTCAGCCTCTAA
- a CDS encoding carboxymuconolactone decarboxylase family protein, protein MITRIAWNEIWGRAGLDDRTRRLIVLAITASLGRWEEFALHVRAGLTRDGFTREEMKEVLMQTAIYAGVPAANTAFAEAARIIAEIDG, encoded by the coding sequence ATGATCACTCGGATCGCCTGGAACGAGATATGGGGTCGGGCAGGTCTAGATGATCGCACGCGGCGGTTGATCGTACTGGCAATCACCGCCAGCCTCGGCCGGTGGGAGGAATTTGCGCTGCATGTTCGTGCTGGCCTCACGCGCGACGGCTTCACGCGCGAGGAGATGAAGGAAGTCCTGATGCAGACGGCCATCTATGCCGGTGTTCCAGCCGCCAACACGGCCTTTGCCGAGGCGGCCAGGATCATAGCCGAAATCGACGGTTAG
- a CDS encoding type IV secretion system DNA-binding domain-containing protein — translation MSIFRNDTLGSWTRGGQAIVHNVRMTTQVFYQTLLASFIIWIIGTFWYAFEKSTEYERFVLLKLAEAMIKVDAAAGTNDPVQFRTPEGQAYRTSADWLVASSLARKTLHAFEVYLLHGALISGVFSLVMLAWAWFYFTRTGRGLGSNEYLRGARFGTIRQVKRALWRQTKGPLLIGKVPVPQAYEPEHILLCGAPGTGKTNLIVGMLEGIRKSRRRAIVYDTAGTFVEKFYRQGTDMLLNPLDQRTARWSPWVDVPRDYHYDQIAESTIPDKHGDPFWAKAARGTLVAVMRKLARQKHTYVSVLLDRLLRSKLKDLAAFVSGTDAAAFISTEGERTSAGIQAELASVMRSFGYLDDTDDGFSIRDWVEKGEEGSWLFITVKADQLPSLRPLITVWLDIAISAIMSLTPDRDRRLYCVIDELPTLQKLPSLSDFLARARKYGGCGILGFQSYPQLEATYGIQDAAAITGYCSTWVALRANDTATAKHVSENLGQVEQVEANEGMSYGVNDMRDGVNLSRMQVTRPLVIPTEVTNLPNLVGFLRFGRNLPVVRFDSAFNAIASLGPAFLERTDPPVLVDKAKDLVRIAHAEARVREAIERESAQNLPPPTPPQAAADVPEKSAPSSKAPRTSPRQPDLFNPPQAKVDPKLVEDILHAREGDDLPVPPREAWTILAGKQGEIRSDLVQHGRDDGPREPAKPA, via the coding sequence GTGAGTATTTTCCGCAACGACACGCTGGGTTCATGGACCCGCGGCGGACAGGCTATCGTCCATAACGTCCGAATGACGACGCAGGTCTTCTACCAGACCCTGTTGGCCAGCTTCATAATCTGGATCATCGGCACATTCTGGTACGCCTTCGAGAAATCGACAGAGTATGAACGCTTCGTCCTGCTCAAACTCGCCGAGGCGATGATCAAGGTCGACGCGGCAGCCGGTACCAACGATCCCGTTCAGTTCCGCACGCCCGAAGGCCAGGCCTACCGGACTTCGGCGGACTGGCTCGTTGCGTCCAGCCTAGCCAGGAAGACCTTGCATGCGTTTGAGGTCTATCTGCTCCATGGAGCGCTGATCTCGGGTGTGTTCAGCCTCGTCATGCTGGCTTGGGCCTGGTTCTATTTCACCCGAACGGGCAGGGGGCTTGGCTCCAACGAATATCTGCGCGGTGCCCGCTTCGGCACGATCCGGCAGGTCAAGCGCGCACTCTGGCGCCAGACCAAGGGACCGCTCCTGATAGGCAAAGTGCCTGTGCCGCAAGCCTATGAGCCCGAACATATCCTTTTGTGCGGCGCGCCTGGCACGGGAAAGACCAACCTCATCGTCGGCATGCTCGAGGGCATCCGCAAATCGCGCCGGCGCGCCATCGTCTATGACACCGCCGGCACCTTCGTCGAGAAATTCTACCGGCAGGGCACCGATATGCTGCTCAACCCGCTCGATCAGCGTACGGCGCGCTGGTCACCCTGGGTCGATGTGCCGCGCGACTATCACTATGATCAGATCGCCGAATCCACCATTCCCGACAAGCATGGCGATCCCTTCTGGGCGAAGGCGGCTAGAGGCACGCTGGTAGCGGTGATGCGCAAGCTCGCCCGCCAGAAGCACACCTATGTCTCAGTCCTGCTCGACAGGCTGCTCCGCTCGAAGCTCAAGGACCTTGCAGCCTTTGTCAGTGGTACCGATGCCGCCGCCTTCATCAGCACTGAGGGCGAGCGCACATCCGCGGGAATCCAGGCCGAACTCGCCTCGGTGATGCGCAGTTTCGGCTATCTTGACGATACCGACGACGGCTTCTCCATCCGCGATTGGGTCGAGAAGGGCGAGGAGGGAAGCTGGCTCTTCATTACGGTGAAAGCCGATCAGCTTCCCTCGCTGCGCCCGCTCATCACCGTCTGGCTGGATATCGCGATCAGCGCGATTATGAGCCTGACCCCCGATCGTGACCGCCGCCTCTATTGCGTGATCGATGAATTGCCGACGCTGCAGAAGCTGCCATCGCTCTCGGACTTCCTCGCCCGTGCCCGTAAATATGGCGGGTGCGGCATATTGGGCTTTCAGTCCTACCCGCAACTCGAAGCGACCTATGGCATCCAGGATGCCGCCGCCATCACCGGCTACTGCTCGACTTGGGTCGCGCTGCGAGCCAACGACACAGCGACAGCAAAACATGTCTCGGAAAATCTCGGCCAGGTTGAACAGGTCGAGGCGAACGAGGGCATGTCCTATGGCGTCAACGACATGCGGGACGGCGTCAACCTGTCACGCATGCAGGTGACCCGGCCGCTGGTCATTCCGACCGAGGTCACCAACCTTCCCAATCTTGTCGGCTTCCTTCGCTTTGGCCGCAATCTTCCGGTGGTGCGTTTCGACAGCGCCTTCAACGCTATCGCGTCGCTGGGACCGGCCTTTCTCGAACGCACCGATCCACCGGTGCTGGTCGACAAGGCCAAAGATCTGGTTCGTATCGCCCATGCCGAAGCCCGGGTGAGGGAAGCCATCGAGCGAGAAAGCGCACAGAATCTGCCCCCTCCGACACCTCCGCAAGCGGCTGCAGACGTGCCGGAGAAGTCGGCGCCGTCGTCGAAAGCTCCCCGTACGTCACCACGGCAACCCGACCTGTTCAATCCGCCGCAGGCGAAGGTCGATCCGAAGCTCGTGGAAGACATCCTGCACGCCAGGGAAGGCGACGACCTGCCCGTCCCGCCACGCGAGGCCTGGACCATCCTCGCCGGTAAACAGGGGGAGATTCGCTCCGATCTTGTCCAGCATGGCCGCGATGATGGGCCACGTGAACCCGCGAAGCCGGCATGA
- the mobF gene encoding MobF family relaxase, with protein MIQPRRLYGKPANIARYYTIGDYYTKGGDEPSEWGGKLAADVGLSGPVDPKMFRELLAGKVGDQQLGRYRADGTIQHHPGWDFAVNAPKSVSIMALVAGDERVLAAHEQAVTAAIGYLEEQAQLRRRDEGKIVHETTGRILVARFTEHGSRELDPHLHTHVVVLNMTNRQDGDPMASLESRVMYGEQRVAGQIYRNALAFALREAGHQIDFDPRSGLFEIRGVPQSLIEKFSQRAEEIEDHAREHGLVGQKAQRASFYATRKAKVKIGHEELLVQWLQRTGALLEVLEKIVAAGREREGEHLSPTDREASRAALFGLRQLETTEAVNNLGDILRTGLAAHVGEVRLEDVRPRLENHEAIRKLLPTHEQTGDKILTRGRTSRKSWRLELALTQHIALGLGDARPIASSDRVLRALEDTILNQEQQRALVETALTRDRITGIHGVAGSGKSTLVKILGEVAEPGTTLIALAPTSSAAAELGTKANIASHTAASFVARGGQGITDSHVLVLDEAGQLGNRQARRLLEISRSTGARLLLLGDEKQTGAIEQGKPFWLMRRLGLPTVELTEAVRQETRTIKSAVTAARAGNFAAALGKLDSVNTAGDNEEMATQVVSAWVRLKAETRTGTNILVLDNATRLIVNSKIREALRNENALAADDSRLSILAPAGLTDIEKHMARFYGAGQVVRFDRDIASLGVARSADYRVVGLGRDGNGRQVVRLVDEQRRTIKWDPQTTKARHINVFNPEERELAQGDRIQWRLVNRDLDLRNAERGTVEKLDGDMATVRWDRGGRVQQVNLSEHRTWDHGYAETVYSSQSKTYPRVFVLAPVESPLVNAQNFYTAITRAMYGVRLWTNDVKELIAKLERQSGEKTSSAEGLGRMKQNQVVAFGTRHEGRLATLKTEQEQMRTQRRDHALEHYLNRRDAPPRGAAEHLAEGARSIAQVLDRFLGGILDHARAQRDAHHIEASAPVPEQPRLPQPHSEPAHGPER; from the coding sequence ATGATCCAGCCTCGGCGCCTGTACGGCAAGCCTGCCAATATCGCCCGCTACTATACGATCGGGGACTATTACACCAAGGGCGGTGATGAGCCTTCCGAATGGGGCGGAAAACTCGCCGCAGATGTCGGTCTCTCCGGGCCGGTCGATCCTAAAATGTTCCGCGAGCTCCTGGCCGGCAAGGTCGGCGACCAACAACTGGGCCGTTACCGCGCCGACGGAACAATCCAGCATCACCCAGGCTGGGACTTCGCGGTCAATGCGCCCAAGTCCGTTTCTATCATGGCACTGGTCGCTGGCGATGAGCGTGTGCTGGCAGCTCATGAACAGGCGGTGACGGCAGCAATCGGCTATCTGGAGGAACAGGCGCAACTGCGCCGCCGTGACGAGGGCAAGATCGTCCATGAAACGACCGGGCGCATTCTCGTCGCCCGGTTCACCGAACATGGCAGCCGCGAACTCGACCCACATCTCCACACCCATGTCGTCGTCCTCAACATGACCAACCGCCAGGATGGCGATCCGATGGCGAGCCTGGAAAGCAGGGTCATGTATGGCGAGCAGCGCGTTGCCGGACAGATCTACCGCAATGCGCTGGCCTTCGCCTTGCGCGAAGCAGGGCACCAGATCGATTTTGATCCGCGCTCCGGCCTGTTCGAGATACGCGGCGTTCCCCAATCCCTGATCGAAAAATTCTCACAGCGCGCCGAGGAGATCGAGGATCATGCGCGCGAGCACGGGCTGGTCGGCCAGAAGGCGCAGCGCGCCTCCTTCTATGCGACACGCAAGGCCAAGGTGAAGATCGGCCATGAAGAACTCCTTGTCCAGTGGCTCCAGCGCACCGGGGCATTGCTCGAGGTGCTGGAGAAGATCGTCGCCGCCGGCAGGGAGCGGGAAGGCGAGCACCTGTCTCCCACGGACAGGGAAGCGTCCCGCGCAGCGCTCTTCGGACTCCGGCAACTGGAAACCACCGAAGCGGTCAACAACCTGGGCGATATCTTGCGCACCGGTCTTGCCGCCCATGTCGGAGAGGTTCGGCTGGAGGATGTGCGACCGCGGCTCGAAAACCACGAAGCGATCCGCAAACTGCTGCCGACGCACGAGCAAACCGGTGACAAGATTCTGACGCGCGGGCGGACCAGCCGTAAGTCCTGGCGGCTTGAACTGGCCCTGACCCAGCATATCGCCCTTGGCCTTGGCGATGCCCGGCCCATCGCATCGAGCGACCGTGTTCTGCGTGCCCTCGAGGACACCATATTGAACCAGGAACAGCAACGCGCGCTTGTCGAAACGGCGCTGACGCGTGACCGGATCACTGGTATCCACGGCGTCGCGGGCTCCGGCAAATCGACCCTGGTGAAGATCCTCGGCGAGGTGGCCGAACCCGGCACGACCCTGATCGCGCTCGCGCCCACATCCTCAGCGGCGGCGGAACTGGGGACCAAGGCGAACATCGCTTCCCATACCGCCGCGAGTTTCGTTGCCCGTGGCGGGCAGGGGATCACCGACAGTCATGTGCTGGTGCTCGACGAGGCGGGTCAATTGGGTAACCGTCAGGCCCGCCGTCTGCTGGAGATCAGCAGGTCGACAGGCGCTCGGCTGTTGCTGCTGGGAGACGAGAAGCAGACCGGAGCTATCGAGCAGGGCAAACCCTTCTGGCTGATGCGTCGCCTCGGTCTCCCGACCGTCGAACTGACGGAGGCGGTGCGACAGGAAACCAGGACCATCAAATCGGCCGTGACGGCGGCTCGCGCAGGCAATTTCGCAGCCGCCCTGGGCAAACTCGACAGCGTCAACACGGCCGGCGACAACGAAGAGATGGCCACCCAGGTCGTTAGCGCCTGGGTCCGCCTCAAGGCGGAAACACGGACCGGAACGAACATCCTGGTTCTCGACAACGCCACCCGGCTGATCGTCAACAGCAAGATCCGCGAGGCGCTGAGAAATGAAAACGCGCTCGCTGCCGACGATAGCCGGCTCTCCATCCTCGCCCCTGCCGGCCTTACCGACATCGAGAAGCATATGGCCCGCTTCTACGGAGCAGGGCAGGTTGTACGGTTCGACCGCGACATTGCCAGCCTGGGTGTAGCGCGCAGCGCGGACTATCGCGTGGTCGGACTGGGACGGGACGGCAACGGCCGCCAGGTCGTCCGTCTTGTCGATGAGCAGCGACGCACCATCAAATGGGATCCGCAGACCACCAAGGCGCGGCATATCAATGTGTTCAATCCCGAAGAACGGGAACTGGCACAAGGCGACCGCATCCAATGGCGTCTCGTCAATCGCGATCTCGATCTGCGCAACGCCGAGCGCGGCACGGTGGAGAAGCTGGACGGAGACATGGCCACAGTCCGCTGGGATCGCGGCGGGCGTGTCCAGCAAGTCAATCTGTCCGAACACCGAACCTGGGATCATGGCTATGCCGAGACCGTCTATTCCTCCCAGTCGAAGACCTATCCGCGCGTTTTCGTTCTGGCACCCGTCGAGTCGCCGCTGGTCAACGCCCAGAACTTCTACACCGCCATAACCCGGGCGATGTACGGCGTGCGGCTATGGACCAATGACGTCAAGGAACTGATCGCCAAGCTGGAACGCCAGTCCGGGGAGAAAACCTCTTCCGCCGAAGGGCTGGGGCGGATGAAGCAAAATCAGGTCGTTGCCTTCGGCACGCGCCATGAAGGACGCCTCGCAACGCTCAAGACCGAACAGGAACAAATGCGCACGCAGCGTCGCGATCATGCGCTCGAACATTATCTCAACCGGCGGGATGCGCCGCCGCGAGGGGCAGCTGAACATCTTGCCGAAGGCGCCCGAAGTATCGCGCAGGTACTTGACCGGTTTCTGGGCGGCATCCTCGATCATGCACGTGCGCAGCGCGATGCCCATCACATCGAGGCGTCGGCCCCGGTGCCAGAGCAGCCGCGATTGCCACAGCCTCATTCCGAACCTGCCCATGGGCCCGAACGATAA
- a CDS encoding restriction endonuclease, which translates to MLLALSAILVALLALLPHRARVPIRHRWRRRQARTMALQLSGRDRLQPPQLLYARLRAMDPLAFEELLLECFERRGHGVVQGRRYTGDGGIDGQVMIDSEIWLIQAKRYAGAIRPEHVAAFEALCRAKGRRGLFIHTGRTGPQSRVMVTGNARVAIVSGRALLSLVTGGPLPELAAPCQLRRPISQSGGTDMMWGITKLLWPAIVIGTLVPQLAWAKSGSAQAERIIADCIHRASLGRPWLEKTLWGLRDQEAGWIGAEVANTNGSHDLGPMQVNSWWIPRIATLLGRTEVDVRRWLQFDACFNADAARWIFLSALRSTRNYWKAVGIYHSPTPWRQEHYRNSVVAHMRVRYGNSIFRARGARTSNVVP; encoded by the coding sequence ATGCTGCTTGCTCTTTCCGCTATTCTCGTCGCGCTGCTGGCGCTGTTGCCCCATCGCGCCCGCGTGCCGATACGCCATCGCTGGCGCCGTCGACAGGCGAGGACCATGGCGCTTCAACTGAGCGGGAGAGACCGTCTGCAGCCACCCCAGCTTCTCTATGCGCGCCTGCGTGCCATGGATCCCTTGGCATTCGAGGAACTGCTGCTCGAATGTTTCGAGCGGCGCGGGCATGGGGTTGTTCAAGGCCGCCGCTACACTGGTGATGGCGGAATTGATGGGCAGGTCATGATCGACAGCGAGATCTGGTTGATCCAGGCGAAGCGCTATGCTGGCGCTATCCGTCCGGAACATGTCGCAGCCTTCGAAGCACTGTGCCGTGCAAAAGGACGACGGGGCCTGTTCATCCATACCGGCCGTACAGGTCCGCAAAGCCGCGTCATGGTGACGGGGAACGCCCGTGTCGCAATCGTTTCCGGTCGCGCGCTGCTGTCCCTTGTGACCGGCGGTCCGCTGCCTGAACTGGCAGCCCCTTGCCAACTACGCCGACCAATATCGCAGAGTGGGGGGACGGACATGATGTGGGGCATAACCAAACTCTTGTGGCCGGCCATAGTTATAGGGACGCTTGTACCGCAACTCGCTTGGGCGAAATCTGGAAGCGCGCAGGCCGAACGTATCATCGCTGACTGCATCCATCGTGCATCACTGGGAAGACCCTGGCTGGAAAAGACACTTTGGGGATTGCGGGACCAGGAGGCTGGCTGGATCGGCGCAGAGGTCGCAAACACCAACGGGAGCCACGATCTCGGGCCGATGCAGGTCAATAGCTGGTGGATACCCAGAATAGCAACGTTGCTAGGGCGCACCGAAGTTGATGTCCGCCGATGGTTGCAATTCGATGCCTGCTTCAACGCAGACGCCGCCCGGTGGATATTTCTTTCAGCGCTGCGATCAACGCGTAATTATTGGAAAGCGGTTGGCATCTACCATAGCCCAACGCCGTGGCGACAGGAGCATTATCGAAATTCGGTGGTTGCGCACATGCGGGTCAGGTACGGAAATAGTATCTTTCGCGCACGTGGAGCAAGGACGTCCAATGTGGTTCCATGA
- a CDS encoding tyrosine-type recombinase/integrase — protein MIDDMMLRNLSPATQRSYLHAVTKFSRHFGRSPDRLGLEDVRAFQVYLVSQGISWPSLNQTVCALRFFYGVTLNRGEIPERIAYARMPRKLPAILSADEVVRFLEAVPSLKTRAALTTAYAAGLRVSEVVSLKVGDIDSDRMLLQVRHGKGAKDRTVMLSAQLLDILRTYWRLTRPTDWLFPGREDGPINVTVLHSACRSAAKAAGLTKKVSVHTLRHSFATHLLESGVDIRIIQVLLGHNSLSTTARYTQVATTTIAAAQSPLDCLTLEVVPPA, from the coding sequence ATGATCGACGACATGATGCTGCGCAACCTGTCGCCGGCGACACAACGATCGTACTTGCACGCCGTCACGAAGTTCAGCCGCCATTTCGGGCGCTCGCCAGATCGGCTTGGGCTCGAGGATGTCCGGGCATTTCAGGTCTATCTCGTGTCTCAGGGCATATCCTGGCCGTCGCTGAACCAGACCGTTTGCGCGTTGCGGTTCTTCTACGGTGTGACGCTGAACCGGGGCGAGATACCCGAGCGGATTGCCTATGCGCGGATGCCCCGCAAGTTGCCGGCGATTTTGAGCGCTGACGAAGTGGTGCGCTTTCTCGAAGCGGTTCCGTCCCTGAAGACGCGGGCGGCATTGACCACAGCCTATGCCGCCGGACTTCGCGTATCAGAGGTCGTGAGCCTCAAGGTCGGCGATATCGACAGCGACCGGATGCTGCTCCAGGTCCGGCATGGCAAAGGCGCCAAGGATCGCACGGTGATGCTGTCGGCCCAACTGCTCGATATCCTGCGCACCTATTGGCGCCTGACGCGGCCAACCGACTGGCTCTTTCCAGGACGGGAAGACGGGCCGATCAACGTTACCGTTCTGCATTCGGCGTGCCGGTCCGCCGCAAAGGCGGCAGGTTTGACCAAGAAGGTCAGCGTGCACACGTTGCGGCACAGCTTTGCCACCCACCTTCTGGAGAGCGGTGTCGATATCCGCATCATTCAGGTTTTGCTGGGGCACAACAGCCTGTCGACGACGGCGCGCTACACGCAGGTTGCCACGACCACGATCGCTGCGGCGCAGAGCCCGCTTGATTGCTTGACCCTCGAGGTGGTGCCACCCGCCTGA